One stretch of Paenibacillus sp. AN1007 DNA includes these proteins:
- a CDS encoding histidine phosphatase family protein: MRIGLVRHGLTDWNAAGRIQGQTDIPLNEEGRRQAERLGRRLQSEKYHWDYIVTSGLSRAQETGEILSQMLQVPMLEPDARLKERGFGQVEGLTSDERVARWGESWDTLDLGQENIADIQVRAVAFLEDLWSSHSQENVLIVTHGAFLANLLTALFQDKYKERIGNLSLTILEKEREDWIPLLYNCTQHLSMDTAEQSE, encoded by the coding sequence GTGCGGATCGGACTTGTTCGTCATGGTCTCACAGATTGGAATGCAGCTGGCCGTATACAAGGACAGACAGATATTCCGTTGAACGAGGAAGGACGCAGGCAGGCAGAACGTCTCGGTAGACGTCTGCAGTCTGAAAAGTATCACTGGGATTATATTGTAACCAGCGGCTTATCAAGGGCGCAGGAGACAGGCGAAATCCTTTCACAAATGCTTCAGGTACCGATGCTTGAACCGGATGCACGATTGAAGGAAAGAGGTTTTGGCCAAGTGGAGGGCCTTACTTCGGATGAGAGAGTTGCGAGATGGGGAGAATCCTGGGATACACTTGACCTAGGACAAGAGAACATCGCGGATATTCAGGTACGTGCGGTGGCATTTCTAGAGGATTTATGGTCTTCTCACTCGCAGGAAAATGTATTGATTGTAACGCATGGTGCTTTCCTTGCCAACCTGTTAACAGCGTTATTTCAAGATAAATACAAAGAGCGAATTGGTAACTTGTCCCTGACCATTCTTGAAAAAGAACGTGAGGACTGGATTCCGCTTTTATACAATTGCACACAACATCTGTCGATGGACACTGCCGAACAATCTGAGTGA